The sequence tactattttttttaaaaatattattttttaatgtatgtGTAAGTCAGATCGATTCGTCTCATATATATGAGTTCATAAGATTATTGCATAAGAAAGCTACTCTGATCCAAAATACTTGAACATAGAGTGGAAGAGTCTCTAAACCTTGTTAGTGAATCTATTTTACTGTTAATTTTTCTTGAGACATCACAactaaatattttgtttgtgatATATCTTAATATGGAATGATCATTGACTTTTTTTAAtcgaaaaataaacataaaatcacCAATTTGGAACTACCAAGTTAGTTAATTTagaatcaaattaaatatatatcccAATATGTTTGATCAAcaagtaaatataattataataaaaaaataatacttattatctattctattttattaaaattaaaattgaggACATCATGATAACCACCTGAGAAAGACATCAACTTTTTCTTCTAACTTTACttttatatgatactaatattatacttttgttttttaatttttttaaaatttcaacacacacttttatttttatttcaacaattcaaatatcaatttagtcttttcataatttgttaaatttcaatttagttcatcgataatgataaaaaaaactatacatACCCATATCGCGTGTACAGATTAACTAGTATATAAATAACAATAGACCGACTGAAAAATTGAGGACTTACAGTGCTGCCGCTTCTGATAATAACCCAAGTTTCAGGGTGCTCCTCGCTTCGGGAGATGATGCCACGTGGCGTCCAATCTTAGTCAGCAAGCCTCCGCTCTTGTATAAATAGAAACCCCACTCATTCAGCTCAGAGAGTAAAATCACAGAGGAAGAGAAATATTCATTTCCATTTGAATAAAAACAGATAAGAACCAAAAATTTCGCCGGAGAATCAATATGCCGGCGGAATGTTCCGAAGCTTCTCCCGACGATTGCTTCGTTCGTGTTTCGTTTCACCACCGTCACGCGTTCCACGATAAACCGTAACGAAAAGGCGGAGGATTTGTTCCCTTTTTTGGTTTTGTTAttagcattattattttttgtgtgttttttgtCGATATTTGTGCGGAAATTATGGCTATCGGATGCGGTACTGTTGATGTGGGGGTAGAATTGATGGATAGGGAGGTGGAGTTcgaaaacattaatttttaggTACTTTCTGGTGCAGTTCTCAGTACTGGCTGTGAATTTTTTCAAGTAATTTTGGCCAAGTTTTTTCAGAGAGTTTTGATTGTGACTGCTGAAGCGATTACTGTAGATTTGTAGGAGCTCAGAGAATTTAACTCGACTGACAGAACAAGGAGTATAATTAGATTCCAGGAAAATGCCTTTTCCGATGAGAATCCAGCCTATGGATTGCGGAGAATCGCCGATCCGATATGGCGTCGTCAAGGCGCCGGTGTTGAAATCTCGGCTGAAGCGGTTTTTTGACCGACCGTTCAATGGTGTTTTGAAGATTTCGGCGGCTGATAACAAGCCTGCAATCGGAACGGCAGCTGCTGAGTTTGAGCCGAGCTCGGTTTGTTTGGATAAAATGGTTCAGAATTTCATGGAAGATAACAACGAAAAACACCTGACTTCCGCTGCTTCTGCCGTGAAATGTGGCCGTAACCGCTGCAATTGTTTTAATGGTAACAGTAACGACAGCTCCGACGACGAATTTGATTTCTTCTCTGATTCGGCCACGGCTAATTCATCTTTCAGCGATCCCTCCGACTCTCTCAAGGTATGGTGTGGCCTTCTGTATTTTATCGATTTATCTGTTCAAATATTATTGGATTTCATCTTATTTTGGTCTCTCGGTGCTGTTTAACCGTAGAGTTTGATTCCTTGTGCGACTATGGCGGAGAGAAATCTATTGGCAGACACTTCTAAAGTCGTTGAAAAGAACAAAGGTTGTAAAAGCAAAGACGATTTGAGGAAACTCGTTACCGATGGTCTGATAGCTCTTGCTTACGACGCCTCTGTTTGTAAATCCAAATGGGAAAAAGCTTCGTCCATCCCAGCAGGTAAAACCTCTCTACTCGACTTTACAAAAAGTACCATTACCGATGGTCTGgtagaactttttttttttatgttactgTTATCTTATGATTTCTTGGAATTAAAAAAGTTTGATTTCCTTCTGCCAGTGAATTAGATACCATGTTTTGTGGCTTTTCTTGAATTATATTAAGAGTGATGTTAGCTTCAATAAATTTATGGGCTTAATTTTGTTGTGTTTATAGGAGAATACGAGTACATTGATGTGATAATCGAAGGCGAGAGAATACTGATCGATGTAGATTTCCGATCGGAGTTCGAAATCGCCCGATCCACAAGCAGCTACAAGGCGATTCTGCAGTGTCTGCCGTACATATTCGTCGGAAAATCCGATCGGCTTCTTCCGATCATTTCACTCGCCTCTGAAGCGGCGCGTCAGAGCTTGAAGAAGAAAGGTATGCACATCGCTCCGTGGCGCAAAGCCGAGTACGTCAAATGCAAATGGCTTAGCCCTCACACTCGCACCACCCAGAGGATGAAATCAGATGACAACCCCTCAAGCAACGAACCACGTGGACCCGGAACCGGACCACGAAACCCGGAAGTTATGGAGGTCTTGGACAGTGAAGTTGGGGAATTGGATTTGATTTTTGGGGAGTCCAATGTTGAAGAACCCAAGTCGCCGGTGAGGCAGGTGATTCTGCCGGTGGCATGGCAGCTGAAATCAGATAACATCCCCCCAAGCAACAAACCACGAAACCCGGAAGTTATGGAGGTCTTGGACAGTGAAGTTGGAgagttgaatttgatttttGGGGAATCCAATTTTGAAGAACCCAAATCGCCGGTGAAGCAGGTGATTCCACCGGTGGCGTGGCAGCTGCCGGCAGTGAGGCCGAAGAGCTTAGAGAGGGGGAACAGGGTGGTCGTGACCGGATTAGCTTCTCTTCTCAAATAAGTGGCCAAGGAAAGGAAGAAATTTTGTTCCTGTTTCCAAATTTTGACGATTTCTTTTTGTATCTTTGTTCCTTTTTTAGGCTTTTTCTTGGTTCCCTTTCTTTTTTACATAGAAGGGATTCTGTAAAAATCcaatccaacaaaaaaaaaagtctaaaaactctctttaattttgtaaaataatttcaaaccaaccttgtgaaatttaatttaaaaattcatagcCTTCAATAGATGAAAACATAGATATCTCTAATTGTTGGCTTGGTAGGAAACATGAGTTggcatttattatttatcatttacaCACATTTCTTGATCCATGTTAAAAATTATTGTTGAAAATGTACATAGGCGTGTGGAATTGGGGGATAATGGCAGATGGGCTCGTGGAATCTGGGGCGCCGTGCGGAGGAGGCAACGGAGTCTGGGGTATCATTAAAATAACGTGATGTATTCTCTTTTTTTCTGGGTGTGTGCCAATTTCatctctcttttaatttttttggaataCTAAACGGTTTAGGCCTTGTTTGGTAAGCAACAAGATATCTTCTCAATTATAACAAAACTCTTGCTTTACAAATTAGTTGTAACTAATCAGATTGTACCGTAGAATATAAAGCTATCAGCTTTGAAATTTCCAAAGTCTTGTATTGTTTGTATTATATCCTACTACATAAAATATGATCGGTGGTTACTTTTTATGATCTAATTACGACAGTCTTATTATTcaatttatgattattattttgtaagATCAACTATTTATCATTATAGTTGGTGATAAAAATGCaagtcaaatattttaaattatacaacaACTCAATCATCACTTTTTGATTGATCTATTAAGcaaaaacaattattgcacGTCGACAATCAATGTATCAATAATCACACTCTTTACAATAGCTCTGATAATAATTGTAGAACCAAACGTTTGGCAATCATATCATCTTTTTGCATAAAGATAATGTGATATATCATTTTGATAggttttatattaataaaataaaacaaaatattttattcctcCACAAGATATTTGTAGTTTTGGCTATGTGATCAAGGATTGATATTAATATCTTTGTGCATGTGTATGTAGAGTAAGTGATGATGGTGGAAACAATGCAATTACACCGAGACACATCATGCAATTAGtgaagtttatttttttaataggtATGATGCAACATTTTTTTATACctagattttaaaaattatcttgAAATTAGTACCAtcgttaattttaattttaattcgaTCACAATGTATAATTGAAtgatatttctaatttttttttaccaaaaatatCGTCTTGAAATGTTAtaaaaccaaaaatatttttactattaaaTTAAAANCTAAttggttaaaaaaatttcatcaacactataatgttatatattttttttgggaaGATTGCACTATAAGATTTATTCAAATACCATTTATTTAATCTATAGCGTATTGGTATTTTATTGTAGGATTACAAGGCTTGACTTTTTGAAAATGACAACTAAAAAGAACAATACCAAAAACATATTAGTTTTTTTaaggcaaaaaaaaattatgtgagaaacGGATATTCAAATCGACTCgattcatgaaaatattaaattttatgtttaaaatattaattttcattttaaaaatagaatgaAAATCCATATGTGAAATcatcttataaaaaaaacttgctATAATTTTAAATAGGATTCAATTGATAaaagaataatgactgaattaAACTATAATCACTTTTACAACTATTTGGTGTATTACATACTTATGCGACATCTTATTTCCCTATTACTACTGAAATTCATTAATATATTGTATTaggagtaagtctcttgtgatacggtctcacgaatctttatctgtgagacagatcaagcctaccaatattcacagtaaaaagtaatactattagcataaaaagtaatatcttttcatggatgatccaaataagagatctgtctcataaaatacaacccgtgagaccgtcttacacaagtttttgtcttatattatattattgtaaaataatattttttaaaatttttatttttattttttttataaaaataaatatcacaaTCATTGAGATGGGGTCTTACTAATCCATTATTTTGTGAATATTACATCATACACTAATGTTGTAGGGTCAATTCTCAAAGTTATGAGAATTAAATTATAAGTTGTGGGGTCAATTTCtctatttatttcataattaaaatttaaaaataataattgaagtGGGCCCTATTTTCTTGTTCAAGACATATAATATAAGCAATTGGTACAAAATTCGACAATAATTATACCTTGACGAAAGCTATCCTCTACTTACTATCTCATTTTTTTCCTCTTGagcttttaatatttaaaatttattagtgAAATGAAAGGGTGTGGCtaactataaataaaaatacataaattaatttataatatttttttaaaataataagaggatatttggtttaatttttatttttattttttaagaactAGTTTTCTAatataaggcaaaaacttgtgtgagacggtctcacagatcgtattttgtgcgACAGATCTCTTAtgtgggtcatccatgaaaaatattattttttatgctaagaatattactttttattgtgaacattGGTAAGATTGACAcgtatcacagataaagattcgttagaccgtctcataaaatattattttgaagaatatacCGGAGATTGTGaattgtaatatatatttgattttattttttggatgaATAGATAATGTAAAATTGAGCTCAACTAATGATGTgacattataaatatataattttttgggGTAACGTATGGATACTTTTATCCATGCAAATCGGACGTCTCGGTTCaaacttggtttgaatacatatttCAAGTCCAATTCGAATCATATTGACATTTTTGTTActtgaaacaaaatttttttttaaatttaatgtttGACATGATTTAATTCAACTCAATCCGATTTCTTTATATTTCGaattaaaatcaaatcctatgtcaagaaaacattttcaaagttttttaaaaaagttattaaCTATTGCACCTTTATCCAATTAATTGGATGAATTTTACAAGTAACATGTTCATTCACGAAAAGCATTTGTATTTATCCGTTGTATTGTCTTAAATTTTGGATCATAACATTCTCTACTTTAGGACTTTAGAAGTCAATTTCAGCCATTTCTCCTTGGTTTATTCCAATTTGATTTTTACCTTTAAGCCTTTTGGTTACAAAATGCCAACTATAGATGTAACAAACACGCTAggcaaaaatttaataatatcataGGATCGAACGCTTGTCATTTTATCAAAACATATAGTTGATTGTAATGGTataacttgattttattttaaacagcGCATCAGTACAAGCTCCATTATTCGATTGCTCTACCCACCCAGTAAAGACAAATATTGCACATCAACAATCTCCATCCCAATAATTGCATTATTTTCAATCAATGTGAATCGAACTCATGACATTGGCTCTGAAACCAGTTATAGGACCGAacgtttgtcgctttaccacAAGTTATAGTTactggtaatggtgcaactcaagtAGTTAAACTACACAACAGTTAAAATACTATGGTTcgatcattttatcaaacatagataattATTGCATCTCAACATgctttatttctattttttctaaaaacaaGTCATATTTAGTATCTTAAAAAagcttattttttattgtaactttttttttaaaaatatcttaatttatttaaattaatcacaATATATTTAGAAGATACTCATAGTGGTAATGGTTTTTTTAGATAATCCAGGTATCCGggttataatatttttgttgtataaaatatggtatttgaACTAAAGAATTAATATGAATAGTTAGatgcaataattgtttttactgggtagaacaatcgaaaagtggtgtttgagctgttgtacggtttaaaatatttgagttgctcCATTATTAcaagctataacttttggtaaagagACAAACGTTTGGttctacaattgatatcagactCAAAATCACGGGTTTGATTCGCATTGATTTCAAAAAATGTAATCATTAGAAGATAGAATATCAGATACAATAATTGCATTTGTTGGGCAGATAAATCGAAATGTAGTACTTAAAttgttatatgatttaaaatatttaatttttacagTTATCATCAGCTATCATTTTTTGCAAAATGACAATTGTTTTGTCCTACCTCATCTATAATTTTAAGtaggataatattttattgccCAAAAATTAAGACAATAATCTAAACCTGATAATATATGCTCGTttgcttgattttttttccttcaaacgccgaatttttatatatatatttatatatattttaaaatgtaaatttgtATTCTTTAATGTTTGAAAATCTTGTGgctgagtgaaaaataaaaacaataaccaACTTATTACAATAAAATACATCTATAAATTGATATCTGATAAATTGATATCTCtttaagataatattttatgtCGACCCCAACTTGGGCTAATGTGcttgatttataattttgataaattaataagatagtaATTTTTCAAAGACATTTATATAAAACTATGATCTCGtcaatatcataaattaataattatctaAAATCACATACATAACTATGACAATTTAGTAaattatgattatattttttctatttttcttgaaatttacttttattgttatttttgtttattcagttacttttatttgatacaataaatattatttaattataaaaaacaattaatatcactaacttatttttataaatatatatgtatggtgATTTTTTATATATCAATTCAATGAATATCATACTACATTGGTGAAATATAATGACttttaagtaattaaatatatattttttgaattaagaaatactttttaaaataataatttatcaaattatcGATCAATTATTATCTctttaaattcataaaattttatggTCTCaagattataatttatatatgttttcctGTATACTGAGACTGTAACTTCAACATATTTTGGACAAATAAAA comes from Primulina huaijiensis isolate GDHJ02 chromosome 2, ASM1229523v2, whole genome shotgun sequence and encodes:
- the LOC140962999 gene encoding uncharacterized protein, with the protein product MPFPMRIQPMDCGESPIRYGVVKAPVLKSRLKRFFDRPFNGVLKISAADNKPAIGTAAAEFEPSSVCLDKMVQNFMEDNNEKHLTSAASAVKCGRNRCNCFNGNSNDSSDDEFDFFSDSATANSSFSDPSDSLKSLIPCATMAERNLLADTSKVVEKNKGCKSKDDLRKLVTDGLIALAYDASVCKSKWEKASSIPAGEYEYIDVIIEGERILIDVDFRSEFEIARSTSSYKAILQCLPYIFVGKSDRLLPIISLASEAARQSLKKKGMHIAPWRKAEYVKCKWLSPHTRTTQRMKSDDNPSSNEPRGPGTGPRNPEVMEVLDSEVGELDLIFGESNVEEPKSPVRQVILPVAWQLKSDNIPPSNKPRNPEVMEVLDSEVGELNLIFGESNFEEPKSPVKQVIPPVAWQLPAVRPKSLERGNRVVVTGLASLLK